In Rutidosis leptorrhynchoides isolate AG116_Rl617_1_P2 chromosome 2, CSIRO_AGI_Rlap_v1, whole genome shotgun sequence, one genomic interval encodes:
- the LOC139893954 gene encoding uncharacterized protein, whose product MNTRVKTNLRSMKTTSFKDPKMETEKTSTRRRSSIRERKIALQQDVEKLKKRLRHEENVHRALERAFTRPLGVLPRLPPYLPVTILELLAEVAVLEEEVVRLEEQVVHFRQGVYQEAVYISSSNRNLENLIDFQDVKHGKNKASNLSPQIETSPSTPALKNSDRISANQSSKASKNKLRSTNPKSQTPKRTPTNFKSAKRLEPKRLQFEDKAMEGTNVDGRNSLIQERGVLSSSSSSSSSSSSIDDDPNKVSESILKCLMNIFVRMSSTRSKSITEMQPSVETLKDTEFKDPYDICFECEKREIGPYKHLYAIEANSINNNRTTNSIFLIQRLKLLLGKLVLVDLTSLTHQEKLAFWINIYNSCMMNAFLEHGIPERPEMVIELMQKATINVGGHCLNAISIEHFVLRLPYHSKYTFAKGVKNDELTARSVFGLELSEPLVTFALSCGSWSSPAVRIYTGSQVENELEVAKKDYLQAAIGISTTTKMVTIPKLLDWYMLDFAKDIDSLMDWVCLQLPNEAGKQAMKCLERNKSVPLSHCLRVIAYDFKFRYLLHK is encoded by the exons ATGAATACTAGAGTAAAGACAAATTTAAGGTCCATGAAAACAACTTCTTTCAAAGATCCAAAG ATGGAGACTGAGAAAACTAGCACAAGAAGAAGAAGTTCAATTAGAGAGAGAAAAATAGCATTGCAACAAGAT GTGGAGAAACTAAAGAAGAGACTTAGACATGAAGAAAATGTCCATAGAGCTTTAGAAAGAGCATTTACAAGGCCACTGGGAGTGCTTCCTCGGTTACCGCCTTATCTCCCTGTCACC ATATTGGAGCTTCTAGCAGAAGTTGCAGTTTTAGAGGAAGAGGTAGTTAGGCTTGAAGAACAAGTGGTTCATTTTAGGCAAGGCGTATATCAAGAAGCTGTCTACATTTCATCTTCAAATAGAAATCTTGAAAATTTAATTGATTTTCAAGATGTAAAACATGGCAAAAATAAGGCTTCCAATTTGTCACCTCAAATTGAAACGAGTCCATCGACACCCGCCCTCAAAAATTCAGATAGAATTTCAg CGAATCAATCATCAAAAGCTAGTAAGAACAAGCTACGCTCGACCAATCCGAAATCTCAAACCCCTAAGCGAACACCTACTAATTTTAAGTCAGCGAAGCGCTTAGAACCTAAAAGGTTACAG tttGAAGATAAAGCAATGGAGGGTACTAATGTAGATGGAAGAAACAGTTTGATTCAAGAAAGAggagtattatcatcatcatcatcatcatcatcatcatcatcatcaatagatGATGATCCAAACAAGGTTTCCGAAAGTATTTTAAAATGTTTGATGAACATTTTCGTGCGAATGAGTTCGACAAGAAGTAAAAGTATAACAGAAATGCAACCTTCAGTTGAAACTCTTAAGGATACAGAATTCAAGGATCCTTATGACATTTGTTTCGAATGCGAGAAAAGAGAAATTGGCCCGTATAAACATTTATATGCTATTGAAGCAAACTCCATCAATAACAACCGAACGACAAATTCAATTTTCTTAATACAAAGATTAAA GCTCCTACTTGGAAAACTTGTATTAGTCGATTTAACAAGTCTCACTCACCAAGAAAAACTTGCTTTTTGGATCAATATTTATAATTCGTGTATGATGAAT GCATTTCTTGAACATGGAATCCCAGAAAGGCCTGAGATGGTGATTGAACTAATGCAAAAG GCAACTATAAATGTTGGAGGACATTGTTTAAACGCAATCAGCATTGAACATTTTGTACTGAGACTCCCTTACCATTCAAAATAT ACTTTTGCCAAAGGTGTAAAAAATGATGAGTTAACTGCAAGAAGTGTTTTTGGGCTGGAGTTATCAGAGCCATTAGTAACATTTGCACTTTCCTGTGGAAGCTGGTCCTCCCCTGCT GTAAGAATCTACACGGGCTCTCAGGTAGAAAACGAACTTGAAGTAGCGAAAAAAGATTATTTACAAGCTGCAATCGGGATTTCAACCACAACGAAGATGGTGACAATTCCCAAATTATTAGATTGGTATATGCTCGATTTTGCTAAAGATATAGACTCATTGATGGATTGGGTATGCCTTCAATTACCAAATGAAGCTGGAAAACAAGCAATGAAGTGTCTCGAGCGGAATAAAAGTGTGCCACTTTCACATTGTCTTCGGG